CACCATGCATTATGCGGACATGCGCACCTGAGATATTGGCACGTCCAGACCTTGCGGCCTTAATTTCGTTCCCGAAAAGAACAACCCCGGCTTCAAACGACTCATCAATTGCATAGTCGAACCGGGCTTTCTTATTATAGATCTCAATTTTTTTTGTCTTTTCAGTTTTTGCCGGCATCGGTTTCGAGAGTTTTTTTAATGGTTGGCCATTCGGCGACAATAACAGCTATCGATGCTGAAATTGGTACGGCAAGCATCGCCCCGGCTATGCCCAGAAGACGCGCGCCAATCAAAATAGCAATGATAATAATAACCGGAGACAAGCCGACAGCCTTTTTCATGATGTTCGGCACCAGAATATTGTTTTCAAGCTGCTGAACAAGAATAAACAATGCTACAACAATAAGTGCCATTATTGGAGAAACGGTGAGCGCAACAAGTGCAGCAATTATCCCGGCAATTATTGGTCCGATAAGTGGAACTATTTCTAAAACCGCTGCAATTACGGCTAGTGTTAAGGCATATGGAACACCAATTATAAGAAGCCCGATCAAATCCATAAGGCCGACAATCAAGCCAAGGAGCAACTGGCCGCGAAACCATGCGCCGACCTTGTCCGAAACTTTTCTGATAACAGCAATAATCCGATCGCGATATTCAGAAGGAATCAGATAGAGCGCTAATTTTCTTGGGGCATGAGCATCCAGAAGCAAATAGACAAAAAGCACTATTGCGGTAATAAAAGTAACAACACCGCCAAAAATGCTTGCGGTAAGCGATACAAAGCCGGAAGACAACCCGCCAACTCCCCGTGTAATTGCGTCTAGGTTGTTTTGGATAATTGGCGCGTATTGTTTAAGATACGAGTATTTGCCTAGATTCGCCGGTAGATGAAAAGCGAATTGTGAGGTTTCAGAAACAAGTGGCGGAATTATCAAATAAATAATAGCCGAAATAATTGCAACAATGATTAGAAGCATTGCGATGACTGCAGGAATCCTGCGGATTTTTTTGGCCCACCTATTTACTACCGGTGCAAAAATGGCGTAAAGAAGTAAAACAACAAAAATCAAGGCAATAATATCTTTGATTAGATACAGAAGATATATGGCCAGTATTGCCAAAGCTATTTTAACTATGGCCCAGATATCGATATCAACTTCTACTTTAGCTGGCTTCATCTACCCGCCTTTCATAATTATTTTTAGCAAAAGATGCGGACTTCCTAAAAATTAATTAATTACTTTCCCATGCTTAAATTCTATTTGCCCCCCAGCCGGAATAGTAATATTATCCTTCTTATCCACGCTTATTTTAACATTTTTTCCGGATATCTGCTCGACTATTCCCCCTTTTCTATTTAAGGCCGATTCTAAAACGCTGGAGTTTCCAAGGGCAAGTATTGTAACCGGAGAAGAATAATTGGAGGCGGAGATAAACGTATTTGTACCAATCCTGTGCCCATTTATACTGATCGCAGTTGCGCCGATGTTTTTAAGGGCATCGATAAGATCTACAAAATTTGCCGTCGTTAATTCTCCTGTAATCGCGATCATCACTCCCTGGCCGACTGATGGCGAAATGCCGACAATTTCTTCCAATAATTTAGACTCGCCCAACAATTTTTTCTTAGTTTCCGATTTATCGTCAGATGTCTTTAGATAATTATTGTAATTGTTGGTAAGTTCGTTGATTTGAGATTTCAATGACGCATTATTTTTCGCAACTTGTTCTATCTCTAACGCCATGACGGCATTTGTTTCGGGCTGTGTAAGCACATTAACTTTTTTACTGGCAAAATACTGAGTAATAATTCCAAAACCCAGAAGGAAACAAATTGCGCTAATAATGATGTAATCGGAGCGTTTGAACATTCTATCCTTACGATGCCATGCCGGGCAGCGTTCCTGAAAAAGCCGGCAGAATGATATTGGTATTTTTCTCAACGTAAAACTTCAACCCGAAATTTTTTACTCTCTTGTGCAGGTCAGCTAAAATATTCTGGTCCTGCAAGCGATCATACATTATGCCTTGGTCTCCGATGACTTCGATTTTGAATGGATTGGAAATTTTTGCATCGTTAATAAGAATGGTATTTACAATGCAATCAATTGAAGTAGAAGAAACAACTCTTTCCCCATTTACAGAAATCCCTTCTGCTGTTGATCCCCAAAGAAGATTTATAATATCGCGCAAATCGGCGGCATGCACTATTGAATCATCCGAAACTGGCCCCGTCGTAGAATCATCAAGGGTAATAATGATTCCTGGCCCATTGAGTTTGGTCAACCCCGCTTGTTCTCGTTTTTGATTTAAAACTAATGTCTCTTGTGGAGCAAGAGAGCTTTCTGCAAGATTGCTTGATAAATTGTTAACTTTGCCTTGTAGGTCGGCAACCTCATTTTTGAGATTAGCCTGTTCGGAATAAAGAAGATCTTTGGTATCTTTAAGGCTCAAATACGGCGCAACAGAATTTGTCACCCGGGTTGGCAGAACTTTGGATTGAAGAATAATCAACATCCCGATGATTATGCCGATGAGCGCATACAACGATCGGTTTATCAATGTCTTTGTCTTTTTAAAATCAATCTTTTTGGGCATGAAATTTAACTAATAACTAAAATCTAATAACAAATAACCAAAGGAATAACCCAGATATTTTTGATTTTTGAGTTTTGAATTATTAATGGTACCCCCAGTAGGATTTGCACCTACGACCTTTCCCTTAGGACGGGACTGCTCTATCTACTGAGCTATGGGGGCTTGCTACTGGCGGACAGGTATCCACTGAGACCCAACGGGTAGCCTTTGGCTCTTTGGCTTGGGTCTACGCGGACGGATGAATAATTACAGCCTGGATTTTAGCACAATTTTCAGGTATATTAAAGGCTGTCTTAATACATTTTGATTTTTGAATTTTAATTTTTGAGTCTCCGCCAGTTGGCGGATTTCGGGGTGTAGCGCAGCCTGGTAGCGCGCATCGTTCGGGACGATGAGGCCCGCGGTTCAAATCCGCGCACCCCGACCATAGTATTTAATCAACCATTTAATATATTCCTATATAAACTTCAACGCCTCCCGCATGCAACACGGGAGGCGTTTTTTGTTCTGTTTTCCCTCCTTCTGGGCTATCTCGGGTGCTCCATGCACCAGGTGTACATGTTCTGGATGGCGGTCAGCCAGGGGCTGGCCTTGAGTCGTTTCCAGCTATCGGGCATCCAGGGCAGCTGCCAGAGCTGCCAGAGCCGCTCGATGTGCGGCATGGTGATGACGTGGCGACCATCCGGCGTGCAGAGACCGGCGATGCCGTAGGGGCTTCCGTTCGGGTTGAACGGATAATCCATAGTGGCCTCGCCGTCTGGCCCGACATAGGTCATCGGGACCAGGTTGTTCGTGCGGATCCAGTCCAGCACGCTTTGGTCGTGGCAGTAGAGCCGGCCTTCGCCGTGCGCTACGATGATGCCGAGGATCGAGTTCTCCATGCCCTTGAACATAATGGCGGGAGATTGCCCAACCTTGACCGTCACGTAGCGCGACTCGAACATCCCGGACTCGTTCTTAAGGAAGCGTGGCCTACGCTCAAGAGGCAGGGACTGGTCGGGAGCGATCCCAAGCAGGGCAGCAGTCTGCGTTCCGTTGCAGGCGTGGTAGCTCAGAGTATCTTTCCGCTCGAAGAAGAATCTGCGGTACTGCTCCCACGCCAGAGGGTTCTCCTCGATTGATGCAGCCCAGCCCACTCCCGACTCCATTGGCTCGTCCTGGTAGGAAAAGCCGCCGACCTCGGCCGCGACTCGAAAGTCGTCGAGCGTTGACCGACCGTCTATGAAGTCAGTCGTCATAAGGTCGTAGGGATCGAAACCGGCCTGGTAAAACATCCCCGCCATCTCGCGATCGCCGTTGCTGCCCGGTGCGCGAATGATGGCTACCTTAGGCCGGTCATTTCTCCGCAGTATTTTGGCTGACGTCGGTCGGGGGACAAACGTCAGCATGTACGGCGGAGGCACGAGCAGAGTCGGAATGGTATTGCGCTCTTGCTCGATGCACTTGGGGTTGGTGTCAATGGCGTCGAGCTGGAACGAGGTCTCCATCCAGGCTTGGCGCAGATTGACCATCGGTGACCGGTGGACAATCTTGCCATTGTGTTTGACCTGAATTTGTGGAGATTTCGAACGCTTGACGCCGGCGATCACGTTGGCTTTCAGGCCGGAAGCTCGGTAGTGTTTGACCACTTGCCGCGCGTCCTTCGCCCTGCAGCCAATGACGACTCCCGGAACCTCCGAGAAGTAGTGCCGAAGCCAGCCGAAGCGGCCTGCACTCGCAATCTCGAGGCCGACGCCGGAGACGAAGGCCGTCTCGAGCAGGGTGGTGATCAGTCCGCCATCACTGATATCGTGCAGCATCCTGATCTCTCCAGACTCGAGTAGATTCTGAGTCGTTTCGAAGTAGCTGATCACTCGCTCGATGTTGACGTCCGCGCAATCGTCGCCCGTCTGGCCGTAAACCTGCGAAAGCGCGCTTGCGCCGAGAGGCTTGTAGTCCGGCGACAGGTCGACATGAATCAGAGTGTCAACATCGTCCTCGATCACCGGAGTGACCTTGACAGTGATGTCGGGCATCTGTGCCGCTAGAGTGACGAATATGGTTACCGGCCACTTGACCTTGGTAACCTCGCCGGCTGGGCTCTGTGCCAGGTTGTTGCCAGAGCTGGAGTCCTTGCCGCCTAGCTGGCGCATGCCGATCTGGATTTGTGCTTCAGCCAGGGCACTGGCGGTCTCTTCGATGATCACGCCCTCGCCGGGCGCTTTTGCATCGGAGAACCAGTTGATCTCGCAGTTCACGTCACCCAGGTTGGTGATCTTTGCCCCGGAGATGCTGATCAGAGCCTCGGCCAGAGTCATTCTCGCCGTTGCACCGCCGGAAATGAGGCCGAGGTGCGGGCGGACAGCCGACGCCATGACGGTGCCGACCGTG
The nucleotide sequence above comes from Patescibacteria group bacterium. Encoded proteins:
- a CDS encoding AI-2E family transporter — protein: MKPAKVEVDIDIWAIVKIALAILAIYLLYLIKDIIALIFVVLLLYAIFAPVVNRWAKKIRRIPAVIAMLLIIVAIISAIIYLIIPPLVSETSQFAFHLPANLGKYSYLKQYAPIIQNNLDAITRGVGGLSSGFVSLTASIFGGVVTFITAIVLFVYLLLDAHAPRKLALYLIPSEYRDRIIAVIRKVSDKVGAWFRGQLLLGLIVGLMDLIGLLIIGVPYALTLAVIAAVLEIVPLIGPIIAGIIAALVALTVSPIMALIVVALFILVQQLENNILVPNIMKKAVGLSPVIIIIAILIGARLLGIAGAMLAVPISASIAVIVAEWPTIKKTLETDAGKN
- a CDS encoding DUF881 domain-containing protein; its protein translation is MFKRSDYIIISAICFLLGFGIITQYFASKKVNVLTQPETNAVMALEIEQVAKNNASLKSQINELTNNYNNYLKTSDDKSETKKKLLGESKLLEEIVGISPSVGQGVMIAITGELTTANFVDLIDALKNIGATAISINGHRIGTNTFISASNYSSPVTILALGNSSVLESALNRKGGIVEQISGKNVKISVDKKDNITIPAGGQIEFKHGKVIN
- a CDS encoding DUF881 domain-containing protein — protein: MPKKIDFKKTKTLINRSLYALIGIIIGMLIILQSKVLPTRVTNSVAPYLSLKDTKDLLYSEQANLKNEVADLQGKVNNLSSNLAESSLAPQETLVLNQKREQAGLTKLNGPGIIITLDDSTTGPVSDDSIVHAADLRDIINLLWGSTAEGISVNGERVVSSTSIDCIVNTILINDAKISNPFKIEVIGDQGIMYDRLQDQNILADLHKRVKNFGLKFYVEKNTNIILPAFSGTLPGMAS